One Cellulomonas sp. NS3 genomic region harbors:
- the dapA gene encoding 4-hydroxy-tetrahydrodipicolinate synthase, whose translation MPRATSTARPFGAVLTAMVTPMTPDGAIDVDSAVRLATHLVDHGHDGLVLNGTTGESSTTHAPEKAELIAAVVEAVGHRASIVAGAGSNDTAHAVRMAEQAADAGAHGLLVVSPYYSRPSQEGVYRHVVAVADSTPLPVMLYDVPGRTGVRFAADTLDRLAAHDRVIAVKDASGDLYASLTAIERTGLAWYCGDDSAYLAMLAHGAAGIVSVVGHVAGARLAELTAAFDAGDTARALHVFRSIVPAIDALNGAGFQAVAAKAAVEALGLIPNRHMRLPLVAASDDEAEGVRAGVRVAGLLDVVPS comes from the coding sequence ATGCCTCGCGCCACCTCGACCGCGCGCCCGTTCGGTGCCGTGCTCACCGCCATGGTCACGCCGATGACCCCGGACGGTGCGATCGACGTCGACTCGGCCGTCCGGCTCGCGACCCACCTCGTCGACCACGGGCACGACGGGCTCGTGCTCAACGGCACGACCGGCGAGTCGTCGACGACGCACGCACCCGAGAAGGCAGAGCTCATCGCGGCCGTCGTCGAGGCGGTCGGGCACCGGGCGAGCATCGTGGCGGGCGCCGGCTCGAACGACACCGCGCACGCCGTCCGGATGGCCGAGCAGGCCGCCGACGCCGGCGCGCACGGGCTGCTCGTCGTGAGCCCCTACTACTCGCGGCCGTCCCAGGAGGGCGTGTACCGCCACGTCGTCGCGGTCGCGGACTCGACCCCGCTGCCCGTCATGCTCTACGACGTCCCGGGCCGCACGGGGGTGCGCTTCGCGGCGGACACGCTCGACCGCCTCGCCGCCCACGACCGCGTGATCGCCGTCAAGGACGCGTCGGGCGACCTCTACGCGAGCCTGACCGCGATCGAGCGCACCGGCCTCGCCTGGTACTGCGGCGACGACAGCGCCTACCTCGCGATGCTCGCGCACGGCGCCGCCGGCATCGTCAGCGTCGTCGGCCACGTCGCCGGCGCGCGCCTCGCCGAGCTCACCGCCGCCTTCGACGCCGGCGACACCGCCCGTGCCCTGCACGTCTTCCGGTCGATCGTCCCGGCGATCGACGCGCTCAACGGAGCCGGCTTCCAGGCGGTCGCCGCCAAGGCCGCCGTCGAGGCCCTCGGCCTCATCCCGAACCGACACATGCGGCTGCCGCTGGTGGCCGCCTCCGACGACGAGGCGGAGGGGGTGCGCGCCGGAGTGCGCGTCGCCGGCCTCCTCGACGTCGTCCCCAGCTGA
- a CDS encoding ribonuclease J: MSHPHPELTLPPALPEGALRVVALGGLGEVGRNMAVLEYAGRLLVIDCGVLFPEDHQPGVDLILPDFEYIRDRLDDIEAIVLTHGHEDHIGAVPYLLRLRRDIPLVGSQLTLAFVEAKLKEHRINPLTLAVREGQTEQLGVFECEFVAVNHSIPDALAVAVRTGAGTVLHTGDFKMDQLPLDGRVTDLRAFARLGEAGVDLFMVDSTNAEVPGFVTGEREIGPVLDGVFADSAKRIIVASFASHVHRVQQVLDAAHAHGRKVALVGRSMVRNMTIAAELGYLKVPDDVLVDQKQIERLPDDEVVLMCTGSQGEPMAALSRIANNDHKISVGHGDTVILASSLIPGNENAVYRVINGLTRLGARVVHGGNAKVHVSGHASAGELLYCYNILKPRNVMPVHGEVRHLVANAALAVKTGVPADRVVLAEDGVVIDLIDGRARVVGAVPCGYVYVDGSSVGEITEVELKDRRILGEEGFISIFAVVSSADGKVLAGPQIQARGFAEDDAVFEGIMPELVQALEDAARGGASDTHQLQQVVRRIVGRWVSNRLRRRPMIIPVIVEA, from the coding sequence ATGAGCCATCCCCACCCCGAGCTGACACTGCCGCCCGCCCTTCCCGAGGGTGCGCTGCGCGTCGTCGCTCTCGGCGGGCTCGGGGAGGTCGGCCGCAACATGGCCGTCCTCGAGTACGCCGGCCGCCTGCTCGTCATCGACTGCGGCGTGCTCTTCCCCGAGGACCACCAGCCCGGCGTCGACCTGATCCTCCCGGACTTCGAGTACATCCGGGACCGGCTCGACGACATCGAGGCGATCGTGCTCACGCACGGCCACGAGGACCACATCGGCGCGGTGCCGTACCTCCTGCGCCTGCGTCGCGACATCCCGCTCGTCGGGTCGCAGCTCACGCTCGCGTTCGTCGAGGCGAAGCTCAAGGAGCACCGCATCAACCCGCTGACGCTCGCGGTCCGCGAGGGTCAGACGGAGCAGCTCGGGGTCTTCGAGTGCGAGTTCGTCGCCGTCAACCACTCGATCCCGGACGCGCTCGCGGTCGCGGTGCGCACCGGGGCCGGGACGGTCCTGCACACCGGTGACTTCAAGATGGACCAGCTCCCGCTCGACGGTCGCGTGACCGACCTGCGCGCGTTCGCGCGGCTCGGTGAGGCCGGCGTGGACCTGTTCATGGTCGACTCGACGAACGCCGAGGTCCCGGGCTTCGTCACGGGCGAGCGCGAGATCGGACCCGTGCTCGACGGCGTGTTCGCCGACTCCGCGAAGCGCATCATCGTCGCGTCGTTCGCCTCGCACGTGCACCGCGTGCAGCAGGTGCTCGACGCCGCGCACGCGCACGGCCGCAAGGTCGCGCTCGTCGGCCGGTCGATGGTCCGCAACATGACGATCGCGGCCGAGCTCGGCTACCTCAAGGTGCCGGACGACGTGCTCGTCGACCAGAAGCAGATCGAGCGGCTGCCCGACGACGAGGTCGTGCTCATGTGCACCGGGTCGCAGGGCGAGCCGATGGCCGCGCTGTCGCGGATCGCGAACAACGACCACAAGATCTCGGTCGGTCACGGCGACACCGTGATCCTCGCGTCGTCGCTCATCCCCGGCAACGAGAACGCCGTCTACCGGGTGATCAACGGGCTGACCCGCCTCGGTGCCCGTGTCGTGCACGGCGGCAACGCCAAGGTGCACGTCTCGGGGCACGCGAGCGCCGGCGAGCTCCTGTACTGCTACAACATCCTCAAGCCGCGCAACGTCATGCCGGTGCACGGCGAGGTCCGCCACCTCGTCGCGAACGCGGCGCTCGCGGTCAAGACCGGTGTCCCGGCCGACCGCGTGGTGCTCGCCGAGGACGGCGTCGTCATCGACCTCATCGACGGGCGCGCGCGGGTCGTCGGCGCGGTGCCGTGCGGGTACGTGTACGTCGACGGCTCGAGCGTCGGGGAGATCACCGAGGTCGAGCTCAAGGACCGGCGGATCCTCGGCGAGGAGGGCTTCATCTCGATCTTCGCCGTCGTCAGCTCGGCCGACGGCAAGGTCCTCGCCGGGCCGCAGATCCAGGCACGCGGGTTCGCGGAGGACGACGCGGTGTTCGAGGGCATCATGCCCGAGCTGGTCCAGGCGCTCGAGGACGCGGCACGCGGCGGGGCGTCCGACACCCACCAGCTGCAGCAGGTCGTGCGGCGCATCGTGGGCCGGTGGGTGTCGAACCGCCTGCGGCGTCGCCCCATGATCATCCCGGTCATCGTCGAGGCGTAG
- a CDS encoding DMT family transporter, with translation MSRRGWVLLVAVGVVWGVPYLLIKVAVEDVTPPMLVLVRTALGALVLLPFALRGDGLRALRGRWRAVAAFAVLEIVGPWVLLSNAERTLASSTTGLLVATVPIMAVVLGRLVGDRLPVAGVRWAGLAVGLAGVAVLAGPGSGAAEAWPLAQVLLAALGYAAAPIIAARSLQGVPAVTLTAVCLSLSALVYLPVVLLTGPHPVPGAAALGSLAALGLVCTAFAFVLFFRLISEVGAARSTLVAYINPLVAVALGAVVLDEPVTAAVVAAAVLIVAGSAAASVRGRPRRRPPTGEPAAPEVARTAAPG, from the coding sequence ATGAGCCGCCGGGGCTGGGTGCTGCTCGTCGCCGTCGGTGTCGTCTGGGGAGTGCCCTACCTGCTCATCAAGGTCGCGGTCGAGGACGTCACGCCGCCGATGCTCGTGCTGGTCCGCACCGCGCTGGGCGCCCTCGTGCTGCTGCCGTTCGCGCTGCGCGGCGACGGCCTGCGCGCGCTGCGCGGTCGGTGGCGCGCCGTCGCCGCGTTCGCCGTCCTGGAGATCGTCGGTCCGTGGGTGCTCCTGTCCAACGCGGAGCGGACGCTCGCGAGCTCGACCACGGGGCTGCTCGTCGCCACCGTCCCGATCATGGCCGTCGTGCTGGGCCGCCTCGTGGGCGACCGGCTGCCCGTGGCGGGCGTGCGGTGGGCCGGTCTGGCGGTGGGCCTCGCCGGGGTCGCGGTCCTCGCCGGGCCCGGCTCCGGCGCCGCGGAGGCGTGGCCGCTCGCCCAGGTGCTCCTCGCCGCGCTCGGGTACGCCGCGGCGCCGATCATCGCGGCGCGGTCGCTGCAGGGGGTCCCGGCCGTGACCCTGACCGCGGTGTGCCTGTCGCTGTCGGCGCTCGTCTACCTTCCGGTCGTGCTGCTCACCGGGCCGCACCCGGTGCCCGGAGCAGCGGCGCTGGGGTCGCTGGCTGCGCTCGGGCTCGTGTGCACCGCGTTCGCGTTCGTGCTGTTCTTCCGCCTGATCAGCGAGGTCGGTGCGGCGCGCTCGACGCTCGTGGCGTACATCAACCCGCTCGTCGCGGTCGCGCTCGGCGCCGTGGTGCTCGACGAGCCGGTCACGGCCGCGGTCGTCGCCGCCGCGGTGCTCATCGTCGCCGGGTCCGCCGCGGCGTCCGTCCGGGGCCGGCCGCGCCGGAGGCCGCCGACCGGCGAGCCCGCCGCACCCGAGGTGGCACGCACCGCGGCCCCCGGCTGA
- a CDS encoding winged helix DNA-binding domain-containing protein, which translates to MARARTTGTSGTTTGGGDRRGTGGGARAAAASAASDAGPGVPVSRGQVLRHRVRAQQLDRPGDDARRPDDADVLDLGVQDTGTGGAAWSLANRGVPVAADPERWPGELALAWTVRGAPHAYRRADLPGVEVALRPYSPADAAKRVYDASKPLHEAGIEVPDALAAVAREMRRIVAEPTIKGEMSTRLTAAMPAPYLRYCRPCDATHLYEMPFRLAALHAGLELEPGTSPPVLRPVPGWPPDHVADLSPAPASGAGAPGPAAVDRLDVVRAYLHHLGPATPHDVAGYLDATLADVTARWPSDVREVVVEGETRWVLEADADALLADAGTDPGGDDPVVRLLGPFDLYLQARDRALLVADPARQKDLWRTLGRPGAVLVDGEVLGTWRPKASGRRLTVAVDAWERWSPAVQRAVEAEQERLAAHRGLTLVRAGA; encoded by the coding sequence ATGGCGCGCGCGCGGACGACGGGCACGAGCGGGACGACGACGGGCGGGGGCGACCGGCGGGGCACCGGCGGCGGTGCACGTGCGGCCGCGGCGAGCGCCGCGTCCGACGCGGGTCCGGGCGTCCCGGTCAGCCGGGGGCAGGTCCTGCGGCACCGCGTCCGGGCACAGCAGCTCGACCGGCCCGGCGACGACGCCCGCCGGCCGGACGACGCCGACGTGCTCGACCTCGGCGTGCAGGACACCGGCACCGGCGGCGCCGCGTGGTCGCTCGCCAACCGCGGGGTCCCCGTCGCGGCCGACCCCGAGCGCTGGCCCGGCGAGCTCGCGCTCGCGTGGACGGTGCGCGGCGCGCCGCACGCCTACCGCCGGGCCGACCTCCCCGGCGTCGAGGTCGCGCTCCGCCCCTACTCCCCCGCCGACGCCGCCAAGCGCGTGTACGACGCGAGCAAGCCGCTGCACGAGGCCGGCATCGAGGTGCCGGACGCGCTCGCCGCCGTCGCCCGGGAGATGCGCCGCATCGTCGCGGAGCCCACGATCAAGGGCGAGATGTCGACCCGGCTGACCGCGGCGATGCCCGCGCCGTACCTGCGCTACTGCCGCCCGTGCGACGCGACGCACCTGTACGAGATGCCGTTCCGCCTCGCCGCGCTGCACGCGGGGCTCGAGCTCGAGCCCGGGACGTCACCGCCGGTCCTGCGCCCGGTCCCCGGCTGGCCACCCGACCACGTCGCCGACCTGTCCCCGGCTCCCGCCTCCGGCGCCGGGGCACCCGGCCCGGCGGCGGTCGACCGGCTCGACGTCGTGCGCGCCTACCTGCACCACCTCGGGCCCGCGACGCCCCACGACGTCGCGGGTTATCTCGACGCCACGCTCGCCGACGTCACCGCTCGCTGGCCGTCCGACGTGCGCGAGGTGGTCGTCGAGGGCGAGACGCGCTGGGTCCTCGAGGCGGACGCCGACGCCCTGCTCGCCGACGCGGGCACCGACCCCGGCGGCGACGATCCCGTCGTGCGCCTGCTCGGGCCGTTCGACCTCTACCTGCAGGCCCGCGACCGGGCGCTCCTCGTCGCGGACCCCGCGCGGCAGAAGGATCTCTGGCGCACGCTCGGCCGACCGGGTGCCGTCCTCGTCGACGGCGAGGTGCTCGGGACCTGGCGACCCAAGGCGTCGGGCCGGCGGCTCACCGTGGCGGTCGACGCCTGGGAGCGCTGGTCCCCGGCGGTCCAGCGGGCCGTCGAGGCGGAGCAGGAACGGCTCGCGGCGCACCGCGGGCTCACGCTCGTGCGGGCCGGCGCATGA